AGCCACGAACGCAGCAACGCGCGCATCGTCATTGGCATCGCGTTGGGGGGCATTTTCCTCGATGCTTACGATCTCGGTTCACTGGCATTTGGCCTGAAAGATATCACCCGGGAATTCAACCTGACGCCTGCCGGTACCGGTATGGTTGCCTCAGCCATTACCTTCGGCGCCATCGTCGGTGCGCTACTGGGCGGTTATCTCACGGATAAGATTGGACGCTACCGCGTGTTTATGGCTGATATGCTGTTCTTCGTCGTGGCAGCGATAGCCTGTGCGCTGGCGCCCAACGAATACGTCCTTACCGCCGCTCGCTTTGTGATGGGGCTGGGCGTCGGTATTGACCTTCCCGTTGCCATGGCGTTTCTCAGCGAATTTGCGAAGCTAAAAGGGCCCGGCAATAAAGCCGCCAGCGTGGCCATGTGGTGCCCGACCTGGTATGCCGCCATCAGTATTTCGTACCTGCTGGTACTGCTGTTTTATGCCGTATTGCCGGAAAGCCACAGCGACCTGCTGTGGCGCATCATTCTTGGCTTCGGCGCCGTACCGGCGCTGGTGATCATTGCGATTCGCAGCCGCTATATGAGCGAATCGCCGGTTTGGGCGGCCAATCAGGGGAATCTGCGTGAAGCAGCCTCCATTCTGCGTACCGCCTATAACATTAATGCTCACGTTGCTCAGGAAGCGCTCAACGCGCCGGCACAGGTGGTGAAGAAAGCACAATGGAGTAACTATCTGCGCCTGTTCAAGGGCGTGTACTTACGCCGCACCACGCTCGCAACGCTGCTTTCAATTGTCTCTTCTTTCGCTTACAACGCTGTAGCTTTCGGCTTACCGGTGATCATCTCCAGCTTCTTCGTTCAGTCGATGCTGACGACCATCCTTATCTCGCTGGCGCTAAACCTGCTGTTCGCCTTTGTCGGCGGGATACTGGCCGTGCGCCTGGTGCCGTATCTTGGCGCGTGGAAGATGTCACTGGCGGGCTATAGCTGCCAGCTTATCGCTCTGCTGGGGCTGGCGCTGATTGGCCGTCCGGAGGGGGGCGCTGAGGGGGTCGCCGCGGTGGCTATGCTGGCGCTGTTCCTGTTCGGTCAGGGCTTTGGCCCCGGCGCCCACACCATGACGTTTGCTTCGTTAAGCTACCCGACTTCGCTGCGCGGGGTGGGCGTTGGGCTTAACCAGACGCTGATGCGGGGAAGCTCAACGCTCTCCCTGTTCCTGTTCCCGCTGTTGGTTGCGTCGCTGGATACCCGGGTGTTCTGGATCATTGCTGCCGCGCCGCTGATTGGCCTGATCTCACTGCTGGCGATTCGCTGGGAGCCTTCAGGCTATGATATTGACGCAGAGGATTATCAGGAAAAATAGCTCCCTTAACCGTAGGAAAGCGCAATAAAAAAAGCCCGCTACTCACAGCGGGCTTAATAAAAAGAGTTAGCGCGGGAAAAACATCGCGGCGAGCTCTTTGCCCGGCTCCTCTGCCCGCATAAAAGCTTCGCCGACCAGGAAGTTATTCACGTTGGCTTCGCGCAGGCGAATCACATGTTCACGCGTCGCAATACCAGATTCGGTCACAACCATTCGGTCCGCCGGTAGCTGGGCTAAAAGGCTGATAGTGGTTTCGATCGTTGTCTCAAAGGTACGCAGGTTACGGTTGTTAACGCCGATAAGCGGCGTGGTCAACCGGAGCGAACGCTCCAGCTCATTAGCGTCATGAACTTCTACCAGCACGGCCATGCCCAGCTCATGGGCCTGCGCCTCAAGATCCTGCATCTGGCTATCCTCCAGCGCGGAGACAATAAGCAGAATACAGTCGGCTCCCATCGCCCGGGCTTCATGAACCTGCCACGGATCGATCATAAAATCTTTGCGCAACACCGGCAGCTCACAGGCAGCACGCGCCTGTTGAAGGTAATCGGCGCTTCCCTGGAAGAACTGTTCATCTGTCAGCACCGACAGGCAGGCAGCGCCTCCTTGCTGATAAGAGGCCGCGATCGCGGCGGGATTGAAATTCTCGCGAATCAACCCTTTCGACGGGCTGGCCTTTTTCACTTCGGCAATCACGCCTGCCAGACCCGCATCTCGCTTGTGGCGCAGCGCGGCAACAAAATCGCGGTGATGTTGCGCAGCAGCCTGCTCAAGCAGCTGGCTCAGGGAAATTGCTTTTTTGGCGGCGGCAATTTCTTCATGCTTAACGGCGATAATTTTGCTGAGGATATCGGACACAATGTTCTCCAGGTTCAGTCGGGTATCGCGATAGAGTGCCGGATTGTGCGCCGAAAGTACCGGGCAAATTCCGCTTTCGATTGTTGCAGAGTATTACCTGTAAGGCGGGCTGCAGAGACAAAAAAGGAGCGGTTAAACGCTCCTTTTGGTTGGCTTATCAGGCGGCAGGTAATTCTGCCAGCGGCCAGCGAGGACGAACGCTTACGCTCAGCTCTCCAGCGGTGCCTGCTTTCAGGCGAATCATTCCTGCATAGGCGATCATTGCGCCATTATCGGTACAAAACTCCGGGCGAGCGTAGAACACTTCACCGCGGCGTTTAGTCATCATCTCGGCCAGTTTTGCGCGCAGAGTGCGGTTCGCGCTCACGCCGCCGGCCATCACCAGCCGCTTAAAGCCGGTATGCTCAAGCGCGCGTTTGCATTTAATCGCCAGCGTATCCACCACCGCATCTTCAAAAGCGCGGGCGATATCAGCGCGAGTCTGCTCGTCAGCGTCGTTATCGCGAATGGTGTTTGCGGCGAAGGTTTTCAGGCCTGAGAAGCTAAAATCCATCCCCGGGCGGTCGGTCATCGGGCGTGGGAAGGTAAAACGCCCCGCCGTACCCTGTGCCGCCATTTTGGACAGCAGCGGCCCGCCGGGATAGTCGAGCCCAAGAAGCTTGGCGGTTTTATCAAATGCCTCACCGGCCGCATCGTCGATAGATTCGCCCAGCAGCTCATACTGACCAATGCCGGTGACGCTGATCAGCTGGGTATGGCCGCCGGAAACCAGCAGCGCGACAAACGGGAATTCGGGCGGATTATCTTCCAGCATAGGCGCCAGCAGGTGGCCTTCCATATGGTGTACCGGTACGGCAGGCACATCCCAGGCAAACGCCAGCGAGCGACCAATCGTTGCCCCAACCAGCAGCGCCCCCACCAGACCTGGCCCGGCGGTGTACGCCACGCCGTCGATATCTTTTGCGGTTAGTCCGGCCTCTTTCAGCGCGGCCTGGATAAGCGGCACGGTCTTGCGAACGTGATCGCGGGAGGCCAGCTCCGGCACCACGCCGCCGTAGTCAGCGTGCAGTTTCACCTGACTATACAATTGGTTGGCTAATAACCCTTTCTCATCGTCATAAATGGCGATGCCGGTTTCATCACAGGATGTTTCGATTCCCAGTACACGCATGGCTTGTTTTACCTCTTTGGCCCGGCGCGAAGTTTAATCCCGGTCGCTTCCTTTGTAAAACTTTGCTGCCCCTGGAGGGTCCTAATGGTGTATAATCTTCGGCCCTGGAAGATACCGGCTCTAAAAGCCAGGTTTCTGGTCGTTCGGTGCTTTACAAAGCAGCAAGAGTTGCAGTAAAATTCCGCACCATTTTGAATTAAGCTGGCCTGTATGCCAGCGGCAAACCGAATTATTAAAGGTGAGAGTTACATGCCGGTAATTAAAGTACGTGAAAACGAGCCGTTCGACGTAGCACTGCGTCGCTTCAAGCGTTCATGCGAAAAAGCAGGCGTTCTGGCTGAAGTCCGTCGTCGTGAGTTCTATGAAAAACCAACGACCGAACGTAAGCGCGCTAAAGCTTCTGCTGTGAAACGCCACGCGAAGAAACTGGCTCGCGAAAACGCACGCCGCACTCGTCTGTACTAATCTTCTGAGGATTCACTCCTCAACTTCAGACTGAGTAGTAGTTATAAGGCCGTGCTTCCGAAAGGAATGCGCGGCTTATTCTCGTTTATAAACTGACATATCCCTGAGCTTTTAGGCCACAGCCTGAGAGATGACGGATATAGCATGGGGCCTATGGCTGGACGAATCCCGCGTGTTTTTATCAATGACCTGATCGCTCGCACCGACATCGTCGACCTGATCGATGCTCGCGTGAAGCTTAAAAAGCAGGGCAAGAATTACCACGCATGTTGTCCATTCCATAACGAGAAAACCCCCTCTTTCACCGTGAACGGTGATAAACAGTTTTACCACTGCTTTGGCTGCGGCGCGCACGGTAACGCCCTCGACTTTTTGATGAACTACGACAAGCTCGAGTTTGTTGAAAGCGTTGAAGAGCTGGCGACCATGCACAATCTTGAAGTGCCGTACGAGTCTGGCAACGGCCCAAGCCAGATCGAGCGGCATCAGCGCCAGAGCCTGTATCAGCTGATGGACGGCCTGAATGCCTTCTATCAGCAGTCCCTGAAGCAGCCCGCCGCGGAACCGGCGCGCCAGTATCTGGGTAAGCGTGGCCTGAGCGACGAAGTGATTAACCACTTTGCCATCGGCTATGCGCCTCCGGGCTGGGACAATGCGCTTAAACGCTTTGGCGGCAACAGTGAAAATCGCCAGGCGCTAACGGACGCCGGCATGCTGGTCACCAACGACCAGGGCCGCAGCTATGACCGCTTTCGCGAGCGAGTCATGTTCCCGATTCGCGACAAACGCGGCCGGGTCATCGGGTTTGGTGGACGCGTGCTGGGCGACGCCCTGCCGAAGTACCTGAACTCCCCGGAAACCGACATTTTTCACAAGGGCCGCCAGCTGTATGGCCTGTATGAGGCCCAGCAGAGCCAGCCGGAACCGGCGCGTCTTCTGGTAGTCGAAGGATATATGGATGTGGTGGCGCTGGCGCAGTACGGCATTTCTTACGCCGTCGCCTCCCTTGGCACCTCCACAACCGCCGATCATATTCAGCTGCTGTTCCGGGTAACGGATAACGTAGTGTGCTGCTATGACGGCGATCGCGCGGGACGGGACGCGGCGTGGCGTGCGCTGGAAACTGCGCTACCTTATATGACAGACGGTCGTCAGCTGCGGTTTATGTTCCTGCCCGACGGCGAAGACCCGGATACGCTGGTGCGTAAAGAAGGAAAGGAAGCGTTCGAAGCGCGAATGGAGCAGGCTCAGCCGCTCTCCACGTTCCTGTTTAACAGCCTGCTGCCGCAGGTTGATTTGAGTACGCCAGACGGAAGAGCCCGCTTAAGCACGCTTGCTCTGCCGCTGATTAGCCAGGTACCCGGCGAAACGCTGCGTATCTATCTGCGTCAGGAGCTGGGCAATAAGCTCGGTATTCTGGATGACAGCCAGCTTGAAAAGCTGATGCCTAAACAGGTCGAAGGCTCAACGCCTCGCCCGGCGCCTCAGCTAAAACGCACAACCATGCGTATACTGATAGGGTTACTGGTACAAAATCCGGAACTGGCACCGCTGGTTCCGCCACTCAGCGGGCTGGATGCCACAAAGCTGCCGGGTCTGGCGTTATTTAGCGGCCTGGTTGAGGCCTGCCTGGCCCAGCCTGGACTGACTACCGGGCAGCTGCTGGAGCAATATCGTGGAACAAATGAGGCCACAACCCTTGAAAAACTCTCCGCGTGGGACGATATAGCAGATAAGGACATTGCTGAAAAAACGTTCACCGACTCGCTGGACCATCTTTTCGAGTCGGCGCTGGAGCTAAGGTTTGAAGAATTAATGGCACGTTCCAGGACCACGGGGCTAACCCCGGCGGAACGTGAAGAAGTTCGCGTGATCACGCAATCGCGCGCCAAAAAATAGATTCGCGGCTTAACTGCCGAACATTGATCGGGTCACCCCCGAACGCCGCACGGACGGGCTGCGGCATAAAAATAAATCAGCCCTCGTACGTTATTGTTGGCGGCAACGCCTACCGACACAACCCTAATACTGAAGTGTGGATACCGTCTTATGGAGCAAAACCCGCAGTCACAGCTCAAGCTTCTTGTCCAACGTGGTAAGGAGCAAGGCTATCTGACCTATGCCGAGGTCAATGACCATCTGCCGGAAGATATCGTCGACTCCGACCAGATCGAAGACATCATCCAAATGATCAACGACATGGGCATTCAGGTGATGGAAGAAGCCCCTGATGCCGATGATCTTTTGCTTGCTGAAAACTCTAACAACACCGATGAAGACGCGGAAGAAGCGGCTGCTCAGGTGCTGTCCAGCGTGGAGTCCGAGATTGGACGTACCACCGACCCGGTGCGCATGTACATGCGTGAAATGGGGACCGTTGAGCTGTTAACCCGTGAGGGTGAGATCGATATCGCGAAGCGTATCGAAGACGGTATCAACCAGGTGCAGTGCTCAGTCGCCGAATATCCGGAAGCGATCACCTATCTGCTGGAGCAGTACGATCGCGTAGAAGCCGAAGAAGCGCGTCTGTCCGATCTTATCACCGGCTTTGTGGACCCGAACGCTGAAGAAGACCTTGCGCCAACCGCAACTCACGTCGGCTCCGAACTCTCTCAGGAAGAGATGGACGATGATGAGGACGAAGACGAAGAGTCTGATGACGACAGCTCCGACGATGACAACAGCATCGACCCGGAACTGGCGCGTGAAAAATTCGGTGAACTGCGTAAGCAGTATGAACTGACTCGCGACACCATCAAAGCGAAGGGCCGCAGCCACGCGGATGCCGCAGCCGAAATCCTGCAGCTGTCTGAAGTGTTCAAACAGTTCCGCCTGGTGCCAAAACAGTTCGACTATCTGGTCAACAGCATGCGCGTCATGATGGACCGCGTTCGTACTCAAGAACGTATCATCATGAAGCTGTG
This region of Cedecea lapagei genomic DNA includes:
- a CDS encoding MFS transporter, whose protein sequence is MTDILHSAPAEAVAAQDREIHWVRNAADVSRLVNTGSHERSNARIVIGIALGGIFLDAYDLGSLAFGLKDITREFNLTPAGTGMVASAITFGAIVGALLGGYLTDKIGRYRVFMADMLFFVVAAIACALAPNEYVLTAARFVMGLGVGIDLPVAMAFLSEFAKLKGPGNKAASVAMWCPTWYAAISISYLLVLLFYAVLPESHSDLLWRIILGFGAVPALVIIAIRSRYMSESPVWAANQGNLREAASILRTAYNINAHVAQEALNAPAQVVKKAQWSNYLRLFKGVYLRRTTLATLLSIVSSFAYNAVAFGLPVIISSFFVQSMLTTILISLALNLLFAFVGGILAVRLVPYLGAWKMSLAGYSCQLIALLGLALIGRPEGGAEGVAAVAMLALFLFGQGFGPGAHTMTFASLSYPTSLRGVGVGLNQTLMRGSSTLSLFLFPLLVASLDTRVFWIIAAAPLIGLISLLAIRWEPSGYDIDAEDYQEK
- the trpC gene encoding indole-3-glycerol phosphate synthase TrpC, which codes for MSDILSKIIAVKHEEIAAAKKAISLSQLLEQAAAQHHRDFVAALRHKRDAGLAGVIAEVKKASPSKGLIRENFNPAAIAASYQQGGAACLSVLTDEQFFQGSADYLQQARAACELPVLRKDFMIDPWQVHEARAMGADCILLIVSALEDSQMQDLEAQAHELGMAVLVEVHDANELERSLRLTTPLIGVNNRNLRTFETTIETTISLLAQLPADRMVVTESGIATREHVIRLREANVNNFLVGEAFMRAEEPGKELAAMFFPR
- the tsaD gene encoding tRNA (adenosine(37)-N6)-threonylcarbamoyltransferase complex transferase subunit TsaD, whose product is MRVLGIETSCDETGIAIYDDEKGLLANQLYSQVKLHADYGGVVPELASRDHVRKTVPLIQAALKEAGLTAKDIDGVAYTAGPGLVGALLVGATIGRSLAFAWDVPAVPVHHMEGHLLAPMLEDNPPEFPFVALLVSGGHTQLISVTGIGQYELLGESIDDAAGEAFDKTAKLLGLDYPGGPLLSKMAAQGTAGRFTFPRPMTDRPGMDFSFSGLKTFAANTIRDNDADEQTRADIARAFEDAVVDTLAIKCKRALEHTGFKRLVMAGGVSANRTLRAKLAEMMTKRRGEVFYARPEFCTDNGAMIAYAGMIRLKAGTAGELSVSVRPRWPLAELPAA
- the rpsU gene encoding 30S ribosomal protein S21 encodes the protein MPVIKVRENEPFDVALRRFKRSCEKAGVLAEVRRREFYEKPTTERKRAKASAVKRHAKKLARENARRTRLY
- the dnaG gene encoding DNA primase codes for the protein MAGRIPRVFINDLIARTDIVDLIDARVKLKKQGKNYHACCPFHNEKTPSFTVNGDKQFYHCFGCGAHGNALDFLMNYDKLEFVESVEELATMHNLEVPYESGNGPSQIERHQRQSLYQLMDGLNAFYQQSLKQPAAEPARQYLGKRGLSDEVINHFAIGYAPPGWDNALKRFGGNSENRQALTDAGMLVTNDQGRSYDRFRERVMFPIRDKRGRVIGFGGRVLGDALPKYLNSPETDIFHKGRQLYGLYEAQQSQPEPARLLVVEGYMDVVALAQYGISYAVASLGTSTTADHIQLLFRVTDNVVCCYDGDRAGRDAAWRALETALPYMTDGRQLRFMFLPDGEDPDTLVRKEGKEAFEARMEQAQPLSTFLFNSLLPQVDLSTPDGRARLSTLALPLISQVPGETLRIYLRQELGNKLGILDDSQLEKLMPKQVEGSTPRPAPQLKRTTMRILIGLLVQNPELAPLVPPLSGLDATKLPGLALFSGLVEACLAQPGLTTGQLLEQYRGTNEATTLEKLSAWDDIADKDIAEKTFTDSLDHLFESALELRFEELMARSRTTGLTPAEREEVRVITQSRAKK